A stretch of DNA from Microlunatus sp. Gsoil 973:
GTTCACCGCGGCCCCCACTACACCGCCATCAAGCAACGGCACGTCGAACAGTCGTCCGGCCCAGGGGCACCGCACCGGTCAGCGGACATGCAAATACGTGGCATCCAGGAAGACGTACGGCATGCCGGTGTGATGGTGGCCCGGATCGGTACGCGGCGGATTCATCATCCAGACCGTGGCAGATCCCTGACACACCCGCTACCTGGAGATGCCGGTGCCAATGCCCAGGGCGGCGACAAGGTGTCGAACTGCGCGAGCGGATACCTCACTCACCCATGCCTCTATCACCACACAGGCATGATCTATCCGGCGGCGCCCGACCGCTGGACTCGGGATTGGGCCAGGCTGTTGAGGCGACCCATCCGTTCAACCCGTCGATCCGGCTGACACGTGGACTTCCCAGATTTTCGGCCTCGGCCCGTGCCCGAAGTACATGTCCAGCGCCGGATCCCCGTCCCCGCTGCGAGCTTGGGTTGTCAACGCCGGTCGAATTTTGACCCCTTTTCGTCGGTCGAAAATTGACCCCCTTGGTGGTCATGGTTCTTCGGTTGTGGCGGCTGGGACTCGGCCCAGGTCGCGGTCTTTGAGTCGGTAGGAGTCGCCTTTGAGGGCGATGACGTCGGCGTGGTGGACGAGCCGGTCGATCATGGCGGCGGCGACGGTGTCGTCGCCGAAGACCTCGCCCCAGCGGCCGAAGGGTTTGTTGCTGGTGACGATCAGGCTGGCGCGTTCGTAGCGGCTCGAGACAAGTTGGAAGAACAGGTTGGCGGCTTCGGGTTCGAAGGGTATGTAGCCGACTTCGTCGATGATCAGTAGCGGGTAGCGGCCCAGCCGTGCGAGCTCTTGTTGGAGACGTCCCGCTTGGTGGGCTTCGGCGAGTCGGTCGACCCATTGGCTGGCGGTGGCGAACAGGACGCGGTGGCCGGCTTGGCAGGCGCGGATGCCCAGGCCGATCCCGAGGTGGGTTTTGCCGGTGCCGGGTGGTCCGAGGAAGACCACGTTCTCGCGTGCGGTGATGAAGTCCAGGGTGCCGAGGTGGGCAATGAGGTCGCGTTTCAGGCCGCGGGCGTAGTCGAAGTCGAACTCCTCCAGGCTTTTGCGGGCCGGGAACCGGGCGGCCCGGATCCGTCCTTCACCGCCGTGGGCTTCGCGGGCTGCGACTTCGCGTTGGAGGCAGGCGACCAGGAACTCTTCGTGGGTCCAGGATTCGGCCCTGGCCCGTTCGGCCAGCCTGGGGACTGCCTCGCGCAGGGTGGGTGCCTTCAATGCTCGGGTCAAGAAGCCGACCTCGCTGGCCAGGTCCCGGCGTGTCGACGCGGAAGAGCTGATCTTGTTTTCGGCCGAGCCGGGTTTAGTGTTGCGGCTGGTCATGATGCCTTCCCTCCGTCAACCAGCCCGGTGCCCGGGTTGGCGTCTAGGTCGACTCCCAAGGCGGTGTCGTAGTCGGTCAACCGACGCTGCTCGACCGCGACCTGTCCTCCATCGTGGGCGGGGTCGTGGACGGGTCGCAGGAGGCGGTCACGGTCGCGTCGGAGCCGGTTCGCCGCGTCGAGGTGATCTTGATCGGTGATGGTTTGATGCCAGCCCCACACACGTTCGTGGTCGGCAACAATCCTTCCCTCACACAGAACCCGGACGCGTTCGAGGTCGGCGATGACCTCGATCCGCCGCCCGACCACGGCCGGGTGGACGGAGTAGTCATTGGAATCCAGCCGAACATAGTGATCACGCGGCAGTCGGGTTGATGCCCGCCAGCCGGTCGCCGGCGGGACGGGCGGCAAGGCCAGCATCGCCTGCCGGTCCGCGCCGATCCGGTCGGTTGGCGCGCAACCCAACGCCCGCCGCGGACGGGCGTTCACCGTTTGCAGCCAGGCCTGCAGCTGAGCGTTGAAATCGGCCGGACCGGCGAACTCCCGCCCTGGCAGGAACGATCGTTCCAGGTAGTCGTGGGCGCGTTCGATGACGCCCTTGTGTTCCGGCTCGGCCTTCTTCAAGATCACCACCTTGGTGCCCAGGACACCGCGGAACGCCTGACAGTCGGCGGTCAACTCCGATCGGCCATAGCGGTGCCGGCCGACCGCTCCCTCACCATCCCAAACCAACGTCCGCGGCACCGCGCCCAACGCTTCGATAAGTTGCCACCAGCCGGCGAACAGGTCCTCCGCGGCGCGGGTCGGGACCAGCACCGCCGACAGCCAACGGGAATAGCCGGTCACCATCGTCAACACCGGCAACTGCGTCGGCCGCCGGACCTGGCCGAACCCCACCGGCAGATTGATCGGCGGGAACCAGAAATCACACTGCGCGATATCCCCGGCCTGATAGCTCGTCCGCGACGCCGGATCCGGCGGCAGATACGCCGGCCGCAACTCCCGCACCCTCTCCTTGAACACCGTGATCCCACGCGTCCAACCAACCCGTTCGGCGATCACCGTGGCCGGCATCGTCGGCACCACCTTCAACTGTTCCCGGATCGCGTCCTCAAACTCATCCACCGCCGACCCCGCCGGCCGACGCCGGTACTTCGGCGGCGCCTCGGAGGCGATCGCAGCACGCACCGTGTTCCGCGAGACACCCAACGTCCTAGCGATCAGCTTGATCGGCAACCCCTCGGCTCGACACAGCCTGCGGATCTCAGCCCAGTCCTCCACTGACAACAACTCCCTTCTCCTCCCGGCTCGAGTTGAGCCGAGAATCAAACGAAGGTGATCAGTTTTCGGGCGACGACACGGGGTCAGTATTCAGCCGACGCCGACATGGGTCAGGCGTCGTCAACGGACTGTCATCCCGGCGATGACGGTCCGTTGACCCGGGCACGTTGGTCACTATCAATGGGGATCACTGCCGGCCCGCAGCTGGGGCCTCGGATTGAGTCCCGCGGCGTGGTGGGTTTTCGAGTGATTCTCGATGCCTAGTTGCCGGTCTCTA
This window harbors:
- the istB gene encoding IS21-like element helper ATPase IstB, coding for MTSRNTKPGSAENKISSSASTRRDLASEVGFLTRALKAPTLREAVPRLAERARAESWTHEEFLVACLQREVAAREAHGGEGRIRAARFPARKSLEEFDFDYARGLKRDLIAHLGTLDFITARENVVFLGPPGTGKTHLGIGLGIRACQAGHRVLFATASQWVDRLAEAHQAGRLQQELARLGRYPLLIIDEVGYIPFEPEAANLFFQLVSSRYERASLIVTSNKPFGRWGEVFGDDTVAAAMIDRLVHHADVIALKGDSYRLKDRDLGRVPAATTEEP
- the istA gene encoding IS21 family transposase, which codes for MLSVEDWAEIRRLCRAEGLPIKLIARTLGVSRNTVRAAIASEAPPKYRRRPAGSAVDEFEDAIREQLKVVPTMPATVIAERVGWTRGITVFKERVRELRPAYLPPDPASRTSYQAGDIAQCDFWFPPINLPVGFGQVRRPTQLPVLTMVTGYSRWLSAVLVPTRAAEDLFAGWWQLIEALGAVPRTLVWDGEGAVGRHRYGRSELTADCQAFRGVLGTKVVILKKAEPEHKGVIERAHDYLERSFLPGREFAGPADFNAQLQAWLQTVNARPRRALGCAPTDRIGADRQAMLALPPVPPATGWRASTRLPRDHYVRLDSNDYSVHPAVVGRRIEVIADLERVRVLCEGRIVADHERVWGWHQTITDQDHLDAANRLRRDRDRLLRPVHDPAHDGGQVAVEQRRLTDYDTALGVDLDANPGTGLVDGGKAS